The nucleotide sequence AGGAGCGCGGCAAGCAGGCGGCCTACGAGGAGCTGAAGCGGGACCTGCCGAAGGCCGGCCAGACCAGCTTCACCCGCCAGCAAGCGCCGCTCGGCCTCGGCCACGCGGTCTGGTGCGCCCGCGAGATCGTCGGCGACGAGCCCTTCGCCGTGCTGCTGCCGGACATGCTCAGCCGCGGCTGCATGGGGCAGATGCTGGAGGCCTACGACCGCCATGGCGGCAACGTCATCGCGGTCGAGGAGGTGAAGCCCGAAGAGACCCACCAGTACGGCATCGTCAACGTCGGCGAGACCTTCGGCCAGACCTTCGAGATCACCGGCATGGTCGAGAAGCCGAAGCAGGGGACGGCGCCCTCGAACTACATCATCTCAGGCCGCTACATCCTCCAGCCCGAGATCTTCGCGATCCTGGAGAAGGGCGAGACCGGGGCCGGCGGCGAGATTCAGCTCACCGACGCGATGATCAAGCTGATGGCCGATCAGAGCTTCCACGGCATGCGCTACGAGGGCCGGACCTACGATACCGGCTCGAAGATCGGCTTCCTCACCGCCAACCTCGCCTATGCCCTGGAGCGGTCCGACCTCGCTGGACCGCTCAAGGCGGAGATCGAGCGGCTCCTCGGCGAGGCCTGAGGGGTCGGTCAAAAGGCAACGAGCAAGATGATCGCGCGCGATCGATAAGCGTCCGGGCGCATTTGCATCGCAAGCGATCGAGCCATGCGCGACAGGCAGGGTTCCGGCATCGGTAAAGGCTTGCGTTTTGTGCGGCGCACTTTAAATTTTGCATTGCGAGATCGCGATGGCGTCGCGGTCCCGCAGCCCTTCTTG is from Methylobacterium radiodurans and encodes:
- a CDS encoding UTP--glucose-1-phosphate uridylyltransferase is translated as MKPIRKAVLPVAGLGTRFLPATKAVPKEMLTVVDRPVVQHVVDEAREAGIEHFIFVTGRGKAVIEDHFDIAYELDRTLQERGKQAAYEELKRDLPKAGQTSFTRQQAPLGLGHAVWCAREIVGDEPFAVLLPDMLSRGCMGQMLEAYDRHGGNVIAVEEVKPEETHQYGIVNVGETFGQTFEITGMVEKPKQGTAPSNYIISGRYILQPEIFAILEKGETGAGGEIQLTDAMIKLMADQSFHGMRYEGRTYDTGSKIGFLTANLAYALERSDLAGPLKAEIERLLGEA